The following proteins come from a genomic window of Pleuronectes platessa chromosome 2, fPlePla1.1, whole genome shotgun sequence:
- the LOC128459745 gene encoding G-protein coupled receptor 22 yields the protein METEGYRDLLETSDGQGVGVLDGGGELGVEEGWSSPYPLGFQVSLTTVLMLELVLGFSSNLTVLVLYCAQSNLVDSVSNLVTVNLHVLDILVCVLCLPLTVAVILLPANASGVGNLATLCCFHEACVTFTSVATAVNVLVISLDRYDISVRPASRLLTPRRAALLLAAVWAVSLAVFFLPFLEGDFFSSTVEEGEDEEPERQNNEPEFTTRLTTLFSSPSPSVLPSTQPSPASHHLSPVWQNRTLLCVGGQGYYTGLAMYYHLLLQVPCFFIAVVVMLFTYSKILQALNIRIGSHMMRGSRKKDSTCRIRCRRRKKKDLSLPTEVVSSNQNQNLSHPPLIPSPTPTPTSPPPLSSMPQGMSDSGATITTVSTAATTPIATTPASIASPTPALASASTVQTHTTSPLPASTMGVQASVSAIIALRRAVRRHRDRRERQRRVLKMSLIIISTFLGCWAPLSLVNILILCMGPSDSLVRIRLCFLAMAYGTTIFHPLLYAFTRQKLRRALKTRVKKRVVSLLQVDPAVSGGTVIQNSWVEGGGKKKSRKPRVEASDGTDRCLTEAVKE from the coding sequence ATGGAGACCGAAGGCTATCGTGACCTACTGGAGACCAGTGACGGCCAGGGGGTAGGCGTGCTGGATGGTGGTGGCGAGCTGGGtgtggaggagggatggagctcACCCTACCCGCTGGGCTTCCAGGTGTCTTTGACCACTGTGCTGAtgctggagctggtgctgggcTTCAGCAGCAACCTGACAGTGCTTGTGCTGTACTGCGCTCAGTCAAACCTGGTGGATTCAGTCAGCAACCTGGTGACGGTCAACCTCCATGTGCTGGACATACTGGTCTGTGTGCTGTGTCTGCCGCTCACTGTGGCTGTGATCCTGCTGCCTGCTAACGCCAGTGGAGTCGGCAACCTGGCCACGCTGTGCTGCTTTCACGAGGCCTGTGTCACGTTCACCAGCGTGGCGACAGCGGTCAATGTGTTGGTGATCAGTCTGGACCGATATGACATCTCTGTGCGTCCGGCGAGTCGTCTGCTGACCCCCCGGCGTGCTGCGCTGCTCCTGGCAGCAGTGTGGGCTGTATCTCTGGCTGTCTTCTTCCTGCCCTTTCTTGAGGGGGACTTCTTCTCTTCAACAGTAGAGGAGGGCGAGGATGAGGAGCCGGAAAGGcagaataatgagcctgaattcaCCACTAGACTGACTACCCttttttcctccccctctccctccgtaTTACCCTCCACTCAGCCATCCCCTGCTTCACACCACCTGTCACCAGTATGGCAGAACAGGACACTGCTGTGTGTCGGAGGGCAGGGGTATTACACAGGCCTGGCAATGTATTACCACTTGTTACTCCAAGTGCCCTGCTTCTTCATCGCTGTGGTCGTCATGTTGTTCACCTACTCCAAGATCCTACAGGCCCTCAACATCCGCATCGGCTCCCACATGATGAGGGGTTCACGTAAAAAGGATTCCACCTGCAGGATACGTTGCAGAAGGCGGAAGAAGAAAGACCTGAGCCTGCCCACAGAGGTagtgtcctccaaccagaaccagaaccttagccatcctcctctcatcccctcTCCAACACCTACACCAACATCCCCCCCGCCGCTCTCCTCCATGCCCCAAGGGATGTCTGACAGTGGAGCAACAATCACCACAGTCAGCACTGCTGCCACCACCCCAATCGCAACCACACCAGCTTCCATTGCTTCTCCAACCCCAGCTTTAGCTTCAGCCTCAACAGTGCAGACCCACACCACCTCACCACTGCCTGCCTCCACCATGGGAGTCCAGGCCTCAGTTTCGGCAATCATTGCTTTGAGGCGTGCAGTACGCAGACACAGGGACCGCCGGGAACGGCAACGCCGCGTCCTAAAAATGTCCCTAATCATCATATCCACCTTCCTTGGATGCTGGGCCCCTCTGTCCTTGGTCAACATTTTAATCCTGTGTATGGGTCCCAGCGACAGCCTGGTGCGGATCCGCCTTTGCTTCCTAGCAATGGCTTATGGAACCACTATCTTTCATCCTCTGCTCTATGCTTTCACCAGGCAGAAGCTTCGCCGCGCTCTCAAAACACGGGTCAAGAAGAGAGTGGTATCCCTTCTGCAGGTGGACCCAGCTGTCAGCGGGGGGACAGTTATTCAAAACTCATGGGTGGAGGGGGGAGGCAAGAAGAAGAGTCGTAAACCACGGGTAGAGGCCAGTGACGGCACTGATCGATGCCTCACTGAGGCAGTGAAGGAATGA